A portion of the Haliaeetus albicilla chromosome 5, bHalAlb1.1, whole genome shotgun sequence genome contains these proteins:
- the HIF1A gene encoding hypoxia-inducible factor 1-alpha isoform X2, with product MISSERRKEKSRDAARCRRSKESEVFYELAHQLPLPHTVSAHLDKASIMRLTISYLRMRKLLDAGELETEAKMEKELNCFYLKALDGFVMVLSEDGDMIYMSENVNKCMGLTQFELTGHSVFDFTHPCDHEELREMLTHRNGPVKKGKEQNTERSFFLRMKCTLTSRGRTVNIKSATWKVLHCTGHIRVYDTCGNQTHCGYKKPPMTCLVLICEPIPHPSNIEVPLDSKTFLSRHSLDMKFSYCDERITELMGYEPEELLGRSIYEYYHALDSDHLTKTHHDMFTKGQVTTGQYRMLAKQGGYVWVETQATVIYNTKNSQPQCIVCVNYVLSGIVQKDLIFSLGQTECMLKPVESPDMKMTKIFSKDDLDDTNSLFEKLKQEPDALTVLAPAAGDTIISLDFSSNESDEQQCDEVPLYNDVMLPSSSEKLQNINMAMSPLPASETTKPLRSNADPALNREVVSKLEPNTEPLELSFTMPQVQEQPTSPSDASTSQSSPEPSSPNDYCFDVDNDMANEFKLELVEKLFAIDTEAKNPFSTQETDLDLEMLAPYIPMDDDFQLRSFDQLSPLESSSSGSQNAATITIFQQTQTPSSSADEIKPAAERVDDVKTLIVPSSPVHIINETSSAPPSPYGGNRSRTASPIRAGKGTLDQTEKSCPGSPSLLTVTLNKRSTAMDEELNPKMLALHNAQRKRKMEHDGSLFQAVGIGSLFQQTGDRGGNASLAWKRVKGCKTNGHSGVEQKTIILLSTDIASKLLGQSMDESGLPQLTSYDCEVNAPIQGNRNLLQGEELLRALDQVN from the exons at GATTAGCTCAGAACGCAGAAAAGAGAAGTCAAGAGATGCAGCCCGGTGCCGAAGGAGCAAGGAATCGGAAGTATTCTACGAGCTTGCCCAtcagctgcctctgccccacACCGTGAGCGCACACCTGGACAAGGCATCCATTATGAGACTGACCATCAGCTACTTGCGCATGAGAAAGCTGCTAGATGCTG GTGAGCTGGAGACAGAGGCCAAAATGGAGAAGGAACTGAACTGTTTCTActtgaaagctcttgatggaTTTGTCATGGTTCTGTCTGAAGATGGGGACATGATTTACATGTCTGAAAACGTGAACAAGTGTATGGGACTCACTCAG TTTGAGTTGACGGGGCACAGTGTATTTGATTTCACTCATCCATGTGACCATGAAGAGCTGAGAGAAATGCTTACACACAGAAATg GTCCTGTGAAAAAGGGCAAAGAGCAAAATACGGAGCGCAGCTTTTTTCTCAGAATGAAGTGTACACTGACTAGCAGGGGAAGAACAGTGAATATAAAGTCTGCTACGTGGAAG GTACTCCACTGCACTGGACACATTCGTGTATATGACACATGTGGTAATCAAACTCACTGTGGCTACAAAAAGCCTCCCATGACGTGTCTGGTGTTGATCTGTGAACCTATTCCTCATCCATCAAACATTGAGGTCCCCTTGGACAGTAAAACGTTCCTCAGTCGTCACAGTCTTGATATGAAATTTTCCTATTGTGATGAAAG AATTACAGAGTTGATGGGGTATGAGCCAGAGGAACTCCTGGGTCGCTCAATCTACGAGTACTATCATGCGTTGGATTCTGATCATCTGACCAAAACACACCATGACA TGTTCACAAAAGGGCAGGTGACAACAGGACAGTACAGAATGCTTGCTAAACAAGGTGGCTATGTCTGGGTTGAAACTCAAGCAACTGTTATATACAACACTAAGAATTCTCAGCCACAGTGCATAGTGTGTGTAAACTATGTGTTGAG TGGAATTGTTCAGAAGGACTTGATTTTTTCCCTTGGACAAACTGAGTGTATGCTGAAACCAGTGGAGTCTCCTGATATGAAAATGaccaaaatattcagcaaaGATGACCTGGATGATACCAACAGCTTATTTGAAAAACTTAAACAGGAACCAGATGCTTTAACTGTGCTGGCCCCAGCTGCTGGAGACACAATTATCTCTCTAGATTTCAGCAGTAATG agTCTGATGAACAACAATGTGATGAAGTTCCTTTGTATAACGATGTAATGCTCCCCTCATCCAGTGAGAAATTGCAGAATATAAATATGGCAATGTCCCCACTACCTGCCTCTGAAACTACAAAACCACTTCGTAGTAATGCTGATCCTGCACTCAATAGAGAAGTTGTATCAAAGCTGGAGCCAAACACAGAGCCACTCGAACTTTCTTTTACCATGCCTCAGGTGCAAGAGCAACCAACCAGCCCTTCTGATGCAAGTACCAGCCAAAGTTCACCTGAG CCCAGTAGTCCCAACGACTACTGCTTTGATGTGGATAATGATATGGCTAATGAATTCAAACTGGAATTAGTGGAGAAACTCTTTGCTATAGATACAGAAGCAAAAAATCCATTCTCTACTCAG GAAACTGATTTAGATTTGGAGATGTTGGCTCCTTACATCCCAATGGATGATGACTTCCAGCTGCGATCCTTTGATCAGCTATCTCCACTGGAAAGCAGTTCTTCCGGCTCTCAAAATGCAGCCACCATTACCATATTTCAGCAGACTCAGACACCATCAAGTAGTGCTGATGAAATAAAACCAGCGGCAGAACGTGTGGATGATGTGAAGACGCTAATTGTTCCTTCGTCTCCTGTCCACATAATCAATGAAACGAGTAGTGCCCCACCGTCCCCCTACGGTGGAAACAGGAGTCGAACTGCATCTCCAAtcagagcaggaaaaggaaCATTGGATCAGACAGAAAAATCTTGTCCAGGATCGCCCAGTTTGCTAACAGTCACTCTGaataaaag ATCTACTGCAATGGATGAAGAACTAAATCCAAAGATGCTAGCTTTGCATAATGCTCAGAGAAAACGAAAAATGGAACATGATGGTTCACTTTTTCAGGCAGTTGGAATT gGGTCTTTATTCCAGCAGACAGGTGACCGTGGAGGAAATGCATCACTTGCTTGGAAACGTGTAAAAGGATGCAAAACAAATGGTCACAGTGGAGTGGAGCAAAAGACAATCATTCTACTATCAACTG ACATAGCAAGTAAACTTCTAGGGCAGTCGATGGATGAAAGTGGACTACCCCAACTCACAAGTTACGATTGCGAAGTAAATGCTCCCATACAAGGCAACAGAAACCTGCTACAGGGTGAAGAACTCCTCAGAGCTCTGGATCAAGTTAACTGA
- the HIF1A gene encoding hypoxia-inducible factor 1-alpha isoform X1: MESPGGVTDKKRISSERRKEKSRDAARCRRSKESEVFYELAHQLPLPHTVSAHLDKASIMRLTISYLRMRKLLDAGELETEAKMEKELNCFYLKALDGFVMVLSEDGDMIYMSENVNKCMGLTQFELTGHSVFDFTHPCDHEELREMLTHRNGPVKKGKEQNTERSFFLRMKCTLTSRGRTVNIKSATWKVLHCTGHIRVYDTCGNQTHCGYKKPPMTCLVLICEPIPHPSNIEVPLDSKTFLSRHSLDMKFSYCDERITELMGYEPEELLGRSIYEYYHALDSDHLTKTHHDMFTKGQVTTGQYRMLAKQGGYVWVETQATVIYNTKNSQPQCIVCVNYVLSGIVQKDLIFSLGQTECMLKPVESPDMKMTKIFSKDDLDDTNSLFEKLKQEPDALTVLAPAAGDTIISLDFSSNESDEQQCDEVPLYNDVMLPSSSEKLQNINMAMSPLPASETTKPLRSNADPALNREVVSKLEPNTEPLELSFTMPQVQEQPTSPSDASTSQSSPEPSSPNDYCFDVDNDMANEFKLELVEKLFAIDTEAKNPFSTQETDLDLEMLAPYIPMDDDFQLRSFDQLSPLESSSSGSQNAATITIFQQTQTPSSSADEIKPAAERVDDVKTLIVPSSPVHIINETSSAPPSPYGGNRSRTASPIRAGKGTLDQTEKSCPGSPSLLTVTLNKRSTAMDEELNPKMLALHNAQRKRKMEHDGSLFQAVGIGSLFQQTGDRGGNASLAWKRVKGCKTNGHSGVEQKTIILLSTDIASKLLGQSMDESGLPQLTSYDCEVNAPIQGNRNLLQGEELLRALDQVN; encoded by the exons GATTAGCTCAGAACGCAGAAAAGAGAAGTCAAGAGATGCAGCCCGGTGCCGAAGGAGCAAGGAATCGGAAGTATTCTACGAGCTTGCCCAtcagctgcctctgccccacACCGTGAGCGCACACCTGGACAAGGCATCCATTATGAGACTGACCATCAGCTACTTGCGCATGAGAAAGCTGCTAGATGCTG GTGAGCTGGAGACAGAGGCCAAAATGGAGAAGGAACTGAACTGTTTCTActtgaaagctcttgatggaTTTGTCATGGTTCTGTCTGAAGATGGGGACATGATTTACATGTCTGAAAACGTGAACAAGTGTATGGGACTCACTCAG TTTGAGTTGACGGGGCACAGTGTATTTGATTTCACTCATCCATGTGACCATGAAGAGCTGAGAGAAATGCTTACACACAGAAATg GTCCTGTGAAAAAGGGCAAAGAGCAAAATACGGAGCGCAGCTTTTTTCTCAGAATGAAGTGTACACTGACTAGCAGGGGAAGAACAGTGAATATAAAGTCTGCTACGTGGAAG GTACTCCACTGCACTGGACACATTCGTGTATATGACACATGTGGTAATCAAACTCACTGTGGCTACAAAAAGCCTCCCATGACGTGTCTGGTGTTGATCTGTGAACCTATTCCTCATCCATCAAACATTGAGGTCCCCTTGGACAGTAAAACGTTCCTCAGTCGTCACAGTCTTGATATGAAATTTTCCTATTGTGATGAAAG AATTACAGAGTTGATGGGGTATGAGCCAGAGGAACTCCTGGGTCGCTCAATCTACGAGTACTATCATGCGTTGGATTCTGATCATCTGACCAAAACACACCATGACA TGTTCACAAAAGGGCAGGTGACAACAGGACAGTACAGAATGCTTGCTAAACAAGGTGGCTATGTCTGGGTTGAAACTCAAGCAACTGTTATATACAACACTAAGAATTCTCAGCCACAGTGCATAGTGTGTGTAAACTATGTGTTGAG TGGAATTGTTCAGAAGGACTTGATTTTTTCCCTTGGACAAACTGAGTGTATGCTGAAACCAGTGGAGTCTCCTGATATGAAAATGaccaaaatattcagcaaaGATGACCTGGATGATACCAACAGCTTATTTGAAAAACTTAAACAGGAACCAGATGCTTTAACTGTGCTGGCCCCAGCTGCTGGAGACACAATTATCTCTCTAGATTTCAGCAGTAATG agTCTGATGAACAACAATGTGATGAAGTTCCTTTGTATAACGATGTAATGCTCCCCTCATCCAGTGAGAAATTGCAGAATATAAATATGGCAATGTCCCCACTACCTGCCTCTGAAACTACAAAACCACTTCGTAGTAATGCTGATCCTGCACTCAATAGAGAAGTTGTATCAAAGCTGGAGCCAAACACAGAGCCACTCGAACTTTCTTTTACCATGCCTCAGGTGCAAGAGCAACCAACCAGCCCTTCTGATGCAAGTACCAGCCAAAGTTCACCTGAG CCCAGTAGTCCCAACGACTACTGCTTTGATGTGGATAATGATATGGCTAATGAATTCAAACTGGAATTAGTGGAGAAACTCTTTGCTATAGATACAGAAGCAAAAAATCCATTCTCTACTCAG GAAACTGATTTAGATTTGGAGATGTTGGCTCCTTACATCCCAATGGATGATGACTTCCAGCTGCGATCCTTTGATCAGCTATCTCCACTGGAAAGCAGTTCTTCCGGCTCTCAAAATGCAGCCACCATTACCATATTTCAGCAGACTCAGACACCATCAAGTAGTGCTGATGAAATAAAACCAGCGGCAGAACGTGTGGATGATGTGAAGACGCTAATTGTTCCTTCGTCTCCTGTCCACATAATCAATGAAACGAGTAGTGCCCCACCGTCCCCCTACGGTGGAAACAGGAGTCGAACTGCATCTCCAAtcagagcaggaaaaggaaCATTGGATCAGACAGAAAAATCTTGTCCAGGATCGCCCAGTTTGCTAACAGTCACTCTGaataaaag ATCTACTGCAATGGATGAAGAACTAAATCCAAAGATGCTAGCTTTGCATAATGCTCAGAGAAAACGAAAAATGGAACATGATGGTTCACTTTTTCAGGCAGTTGGAATT gGGTCTTTATTCCAGCAGACAGGTGACCGTGGAGGAAATGCATCACTTGCTTGGAAACGTGTAAAAGGATGCAAAACAAATGGTCACAGTGGAGTGGAGCAAAAGACAATCATTCTACTATCAACTG ACATAGCAAGTAAACTTCTAGGGCAGTCGATGGATGAAAGTGGACTACCCCAACTCACAAGTTACGATTGCGAAGTAAATGCTCCCATACAAGGCAACAGAAACCTGCTACAGGGTGAAGAACTCCTCAGAGCTCTGGATCAAGTTAACTGA
- the SNAPC1 gene encoding snRNA-activating protein complex subunit 1 isoform X1: protein MSSVPGLQADCEELLGAFQEADTVRFERFAELWRERRFHTIFYGRIRALERNKLTKKTLELAQQYFLPPYAFQIRVGALYLLYGLYSTQLCQPKQKIRIALKDWPEIQRFQQDLIDSQHYDAAYIFRTLRLARAFHFTAMPKLLNYRTKKKIQENEFKEEFKDPSNRVNNLITNDVLEELMNIHDHYQKMKCVISADKSQPDKALSLIKDDFVVTLKDITLEHQEWQQNRMKLFLNAKESDEIPSKKEEGTLLESEGSERANALARIKYRSYSAVVEASKSRRHRQVKLESSESGSNYGKSPSRSKKNSRRPQPARRDSLEIKGEMQVAKETVTRHIGMPIITEENSDEEEVSLPKRKRRC, encoded by the exons ATGAGCTCGGTGCCGGGGCTGCAGGCCGACTGTGAGGAGCTGCTCGGCGCCTTCCAGGAGGCCGACACCGTCCGCTTCGAGCGCTTCGCCGAGCTGTGGCGGGAGCGCCGCTTCCACACCATCTTCTA TGGTAGAATAAGAGCTCTGGAGAGGAATAAGCTCACAAAGAAGACTTTAGAACTGGCACAGCAGTACTTCTTGCCCCCGTACGCTTTCCAGATTCGAGTTGGTGCTCTCTACCTTTTGTATGGGCTCTATAGTACACAGCTTTGCCAGCCAAAACAAAAG ATCAGAATCGCGCTGAAGGATTGGCCTGAAATCCAGAGATTTCAACAGGATCTGATAGACTCCCAGCATTATGATGCAGCGTACATCTTCAGGACACTGCGACTTGCCAGAGCATTCCATTTTACAGCAATGCCAAAGCTA CTGAACTACCGAACTAAGAAGAAGATTCAGGAAAATGAATTCAAAGAAGAATTTAAGGACCCAAGTAACAGAGTAAACAACCTCATCACTAATGATGTATTGGAG gaacTGATGAATATTCACGACCACTATCAGAAAATGAAGTGTGTCATTTCAGCTGACAAATCCCAGCCAGACAAGGCACTGAGCTTGATAAAAGATGACTTTGTAGTTACTCTTAAAGACATAACTTTGGAACATCAGGAATGGCAGCAAAACAGAATG aaattatTCCTAAATGCCAAAGAAAGTGATGAAATACcaagcaaaaaggaagaagggacTTTGCTAGAATCAGAG GGTTCTGAAAGAGCAAATGCACTGGCTAGAATCAAGTACAGGTCTTACTCTGCAGTTGTTGAG GCTTCCAAATCCAGAAGACATCGTCAAGTAAAATTAGAATCTTCTGAATCGGGATCAAATTATGGGAAATCTCCAAGCCGAAGTAAAAAAAACAGTAGGAGaccacagccagcaagaagagATTCTTTGGAAATCAAAG GTGAAATGCAAGTGGCAAAGGAAACTGTTACTCGGCATATTGGGATGCCTATAATCACAGAAGAGAATTCAGATGAAGAAG
- the SNAPC1 gene encoding snRNA-activating protein complex subunit 1 isoform X2, whose protein sequence is MSSVPGLQADCEELLGAFQEADTVRFERFAELWRERRFHTIFYGRIRALERNKLTKKTLELAQQYFLPPYAFQIRVGALYLLYGLYSTQLCQPKQKIRIALKDWPEIQRFQQDLIDSQHYDAAYIFRTLRLARAFHFTAMPKLLNYRTKKKIQENEFKEEFKDPSNRVNNLITNDVLEELMNIHDHYQKMKCVISADKSQPDKALSLIKDDFVVTLKDITLEHQEWQQNRMKLFLNAKESDEIPSKKEEGTLLESEGSERANALARIKYRSYSAVVEASKSRRHRQVKLESSESGSNYGKSPSRSKKNSRRPQPARRDSLEIKGEMQVAKETVTRHIGMPIITEENSDEEVSLPKRKRRC, encoded by the exons ATGAGCTCGGTGCCGGGGCTGCAGGCCGACTGTGAGGAGCTGCTCGGCGCCTTCCAGGAGGCCGACACCGTCCGCTTCGAGCGCTTCGCCGAGCTGTGGCGGGAGCGCCGCTTCCACACCATCTTCTA TGGTAGAATAAGAGCTCTGGAGAGGAATAAGCTCACAAAGAAGACTTTAGAACTGGCACAGCAGTACTTCTTGCCCCCGTACGCTTTCCAGATTCGAGTTGGTGCTCTCTACCTTTTGTATGGGCTCTATAGTACACAGCTTTGCCAGCCAAAACAAAAG ATCAGAATCGCGCTGAAGGATTGGCCTGAAATCCAGAGATTTCAACAGGATCTGATAGACTCCCAGCATTATGATGCAGCGTACATCTTCAGGACACTGCGACTTGCCAGAGCATTCCATTTTACAGCAATGCCAAAGCTA CTGAACTACCGAACTAAGAAGAAGATTCAGGAAAATGAATTCAAAGAAGAATTTAAGGACCCAAGTAACAGAGTAAACAACCTCATCACTAATGATGTATTGGAG gaacTGATGAATATTCACGACCACTATCAGAAAATGAAGTGTGTCATTTCAGCTGACAAATCCCAGCCAGACAAGGCACTGAGCTTGATAAAAGATGACTTTGTAGTTACTCTTAAAGACATAACTTTGGAACATCAGGAATGGCAGCAAAACAGAATG aaattatTCCTAAATGCCAAAGAAAGTGATGAAATACcaagcaaaaaggaagaagggacTTTGCTAGAATCAGAG GGTTCTGAAAGAGCAAATGCACTGGCTAGAATCAAGTACAGGTCTTACTCTGCAGTTGTTGAG GCTTCCAAATCCAGAAGACATCGTCAAGTAAAATTAGAATCTTCTGAATCGGGATCAAATTATGGGAAATCTCCAAGCCGAAGTAAAAAAAACAGTAGGAGaccacagccagcaagaagagATTCTTTGGAAATCAAAG GTGAAATGCAAGTGGCAAAGGAAACTGTTACTCGGCATATTGGGATGCCTATAATCACAGAAGAGAATTCAGATGAAGAAG